From one Candidatus Eisenbacteria bacterium genomic stretch:
- a CDS encoding ParB/RepB/Spo0J family partition protein, protein MAKKKTADARMVPLDDLIPHPLNSNVMSEEMREKLKAHIKRTGRYPYLIVRPHPDQAGKYQVLDGHHRIDVLRELGHSEARCDIWEVDDREANLLLATLNRLEGQDVPVRRAQLLHELLGSMSVDDLAGLVPETDRQIEELHALLEFPADEIAELLDEQAEQEEKVLPRVLTFVVTPDQEQTIEEAVELASDGTPGRDRKARGLTNLAKSYIEERHEEIT, encoded by the coding sequence ATGGCCAAGAAGAAAACCGCTGATGCTCGGATGGTTCCGCTGGATGATCTCATCCCGCACCCGCTCAACAGCAACGTCATGTCCGAGGAGATGCGGGAGAAATTGAAAGCCCATATCAAACGGACCGGCCGCTACCCCTACCTCATCGTCCGTCCTCATCCGGATCAAGCCGGGAAGTACCAGGTGCTGGATGGCCATCACAGAATCGATGTGCTTCGGGAGCTGGGGCACTCAGAGGCCCGCTGCGATATCTGGGAGGTGGACGATAGGGAGGCGAATCTATTGCTGGCCACATTGAATAGATTAGAGGGCCAGGATGTTCCGGTCCGGCGTGCCCAGCTTCTCCACGAATTACTCGGCTCGATGAGCGTCGATGATCTTGCCGGACTTGTCCCGGAAACCGACCGGCAGATCGAGGAGCTGCATGCATTGCTCGAGTTCCCCGCTGATGAGATCGCCGAGCTGCTGGATGAGCAGGCTGAGCAGGAAGAGAAGGTATTGCCCCGCGTGCTGACCTTCGTCGTGACACCGGATCAGGAGCAGACAATCGAGGAGGCCGTTGAACTGGCGAGTGACGGCACACCAGGCCGCGATAGAAAGGCTCGCGGGCTGACAAACTTGGCCAAGTCTTACATTGAGGAACGCCATGAAGAGATCACATAA